One part of the Mycobacterium marinum genome encodes these proteins:
- a CDS encoding bifunctional o-acetylhomoserine/o-acetylserine sulfhydrylase: MSAENTSTDADPTAHWSFETKQIHAGQQPDSATNARALPIYQTTSYTFENTAHAAALFGLEVPGNIYTRLGNPTTDVVEQRIAALEGGVAALFLSSGQAAETFAILNLAGAGDHIVSSPRLYGGTYNLFHYSLAKLGIEVSFVDDPDNLDSWQAAVRPNTKAFFGETISNPQIDLLDTPGVAEVAHRNGIPLIVDNTIATPYLIRPFTQGADIVVHSATKYLGGHGAAIAGVIVDGGTFDWTQGRFPEFTTPDPSYHGVVFAELGAPAYALKARVQLLRDLGSAASPFNAFLVAQGLETLSLRIERHVSNAQRVAEFLADREDVVTVNYAGLPGSPWHERAKKLSPKGTGAVLSFELAGGVEAGKAFVNALKLHSHVANIGDVRSLVIHPASTTHAQLSPAEQLSTGVSPGLVRLAVGIEGIEDILADLELGFAAARKFSGDSQAVAAI; encoded by the coding sequence ATGAGCGCCGAAAACACCAGCACTGACGCAGATCCGACCGCGCATTGGTCATTTGAAACCAAGCAGATCCACGCCGGCCAGCAGCCCGATTCCGCCACCAACGCGCGGGCGCTGCCGATCTACCAAACCACCTCGTACACCTTCGAAAACACGGCGCACGCTGCCGCTTTGTTCGGCCTGGAGGTTCCCGGCAACATCTACACGCGGCTGGGCAACCCCACTACCGATGTGGTTGAGCAGCGCATCGCCGCGCTCGAAGGTGGGGTCGCCGCGCTGTTCCTGTCCTCCGGTCAGGCCGCGGAAACCTTCGCCATCCTCAACCTGGCCGGCGCGGGCGATCACATCGTGTCCAGCCCCCGCCTCTACGGCGGCACCTACAACCTGTTCCATTACTCGCTAGCAAAGCTGGGGATCGAGGTCAGCTTCGTCGACGACCCCGACAACCTGGACTCGTGGCAGGCGGCGGTGCGGCCCAACACCAAGGCGTTTTTTGGTGAGACCATCTCCAACCCGCAGATCGACCTGCTGGACACCCCCGGGGTTGCTGAAGTCGCCCACCGCAACGGGATACCGCTGATCGTCGACAACACCATCGCCACGCCGTACCTGATTCGGCCGTTCACGCAGGGCGCCGACATCGTCGTGCACTCGGCCACCAAGTACCTGGGCGGGCACGGCGCCGCGATCGCGGGTGTGATCGTCGATGGCGGCACATTCGACTGGACGCAGGGCCGTTTTCCCGAATTCACCACACCGGACCCCAGCTACCACGGCGTGGTGTTTGCCGAGTTGGGCGCGCCGGCCTATGCCCTCAAGGCTCGCGTCCAGCTGCTGCGCGACTTGGGGTCGGCGGCCTCGCCGTTCAACGCCTTCCTGGTGGCCCAGGGCCTGGAAACCCTGAGCCTGCGGATCGAACGGCACGTTTCCAACGCGCAGCGCGTCGCAGAGTTCCTGGCCGACCGCGAGGATGTTGTCACGGTCAACTACGCCGGACTACCCGGTTCGCCGTGGCATGAGCGGGCAAAGAAGCTGTCCCCCAAGGGAACCGGGGCCGTGCTGTCGTTCGAGTTGGCCGGCGGCGTCGAGGCCGGTAAAGCATTCGTGAATGCGCTCAAACTGCACAGCCACGTCGCCAACATCGGCGATGTGCGCTCGCTGGTGATCCATCCGGCATCGACCACCCACGCCCAGCTGAGCCCGGCCGAGCAGCTGTCCACCGGCGTCAGTCCGGGACTGGTGCGTTTAGCAGTGGGCATCGAGGGTATAGAAGACATCCTGGCCGACCTGGAGCTCGGGTTCGCCGCGGCACGCAAGTTCAGCGGCGATTCACAGGCAGTAGCAGCCATCTGA
- a CDS encoding NADP-dependent isocitrate dehydrogenase has product MSGEPKITVSGPVVELDGDEMTRVIWKLIKDRLILPHLDVKLLYYDLGIEHRDRTDDQVTIDAAYAIKKHGVGVKCATITPDEARVREFNLKKMWLSPNGTIRNILGGTIFREPIVISNVPRLVPGWTKPIVIGRHAFGDQYRATNFKVDRPGTVTLTFTPADGSEPIVHEMVSIPEDGGVVMGMYNFRKSIQDFARASFSYGLNAKWPVYLSTKNTILKAYDGMFKDEFQRIYEEEFKERFDAEGLTYEHRLIDDMVAACLKWEGGYVWACKNYDGDVQSDTVAQGYGSLGLMTSVLMTADGKTVEAEAAHGTVTRHYRQYQAGQPTSTNPIASIFAWTRGLAHRGKLDNTPEVVQFAQTLEDVVIKTVESGKMTKDLAILIGPQQAWLNSEEFLEAIAENLAKKLG; this is encoded by the coding sequence ATGTCTGGTGAACCCAAGATCACGGTCAGCGGCCCGGTCGTGGAACTCGACGGCGACGAGATGACTCGCGTTATCTGGAAGCTCATCAAAGACCGGCTGATTCTCCCGCATCTGGACGTGAAGCTGCTCTACTACGACTTGGGTATCGAGCACCGGGACCGCACCGACGACCAGGTGACCATCGACGCGGCGTATGCGATCAAGAAGCACGGTGTGGGCGTCAAGTGCGCGACCATCACCCCCGACGAGGCCAGGGTCCGGGAATTCAACCTCAAGAAGATGTGGCTGTCGCCGAACGGGACGATCCGAAACATATTGGGGGGCACGATTTTCCGTGAGCCCATCGTGATCTCCAACGTTCCGCGGCTGGTTCCGGGCTGGACCAAGCCAATCGTCATCGGCCGCCACGCGTTCGGCGACCAATACCGCGCGACGAACTTCAAAGTCGACCGGCCGGGCACCGTGACGCTGACGTTCACACCCGCTGACGGCAGCGAGCCGATCGTGCACGAAATGGTGTCCATCCCAGAGGACGGCGGGGTGGTGATGGGCATGTACAACTTCAGAAAATCCATTCAGGACTTCGCTCGGGCGTCTTTTTCCTATGGCCTAAACGCCAAATGGCCGGTGTACTTGTCCACCAAGAACACCATCCTGAAGGCCTATGACGGCATGTTCAAAGACGAATTCCAGCGAATCTACGAAGAGGAGTTCAAGGAGCGGTTCGATGCCGAAGGCCTGACCTACGAGCATCGCTTGATCGACGACATGGTCGCTGCCTGCCTCAAATGGGAGGGCGGCTACGTCTGGGCCTGTAAGAACTACGACGGCGACGTCCAGTCAGACACGGTGGCGCAGGGCTACGGATCGCTGGGACTGATGACGTCGGTGCTGATGACGGCCGACGGGAAGACGGTGGAGGCCGAGGCCGCCCACGGCACCGTCACGCGCCACTACCGCCAGTACCAGGCCGGCCAGCCGACCTCCACCAATCCGATCGCCTCGATCTTCGCCTGGACGCGTGGCCTGGCGCACCGCGGCAAACTGGACAACACCCCCGAGGTCGTTCAATTCGCGCAGACGCTGGAAGACGTCGTCATCAAGACCGTGGAGAGCGGAAAGATGACCAAGGATCTGGCGATCCTGATCGGTCCCCAGCAGGCCTGGCTCAACAGCGAGGAGTTCCTCGAAGCGATCGCCGAGAATTTGGCGAAGAAGCTGGGCTGA
- a CDS encoding alpha/beta fold hydrolase has protein sequence MLLHPFLLSQAVWEQVAQRLADTGRYEVFAPTMASHNGGPRAGTWFLSSAVLADHVERQMDELGWDSAHIVGNSLGGWVAFELERRGRARSVTGIAPAGGWTRWSPAKFEVIIKFVMGIPLLALAWLLGPRVMRLPFSRRLATYAISASPDGVSDAELLGCIDDVAHCPAYLQLLVKALLLHGLRELAENAVPAHLVICGKDRIIPAPRYSRHFTTHLPDDHRVTVLDNVGHVPMFEAPARVTALISGFIEECCPHLRSAEPPAS, from the coding sequence CTGCTGCTGCACCCCTTCCTGCTGTCCCAGGCGGTGTGGGAGCAAGTGGCCCAGAGATTGGCCGACACCGGCCGCTACGAGGTGTTTGCCCCGACCATGGCCAGCCACAACGGCGGGCCGCGGGCCGGTACCTGGTTCCTGTCGTCGGCGGTGCTGGCCGATCACGTCGAGCGTCAGATGGACGAATTGGGCTGGGACAGCGCCCACATCGTCGGCAATTCACTGGGCGGCTGGGTCGCATTCGAACTCGAGCGCCGGGGACGTGCGCGCAGTGTCACCGGCATCGCACCCGCCGGTGGCTGGACGCGGTGGAGCCCGGCCAAGTTCGAGGTGATCATCAAGTTCGTCATGGGCATCCCGCTGTTGGCGCTGGCTTGGCTGCTCGGGCCGCGGGTGATGCGCCTGCCGTTTAGCCGCCGGTTGGCGACCTACGCGATCAGCGCGTCGCCCGACGGCGTCAGCGACGCCGAACTGCTCGGCTGCATCGATGACGTCGCGCACTGCCCCGCCTACCTTCAGCTGCTGGTCAAGGCGCTACTGCTGCACGGTCTGCGCGAGCTCGCCGAAAATGCCGTCCCGGCGCATCTGGTGATCTGCGGGAAGGACCGCATCATTCCCGCTCCCCGGTACAGCCGCCATTTCACCACCCATCTACCCGACGACCACCGGGTCACCGTGCTCGACAATGTGGGACACGTCCCGATGTTCGAGGCGCCGGCCCGCGTCACCGCGCTGATCAGCGGCTTCATCGAAGAGTGCTGCCCGCACCTGCGCTCCGCCGAACCGCCGGCCAGCTAG
- the trpS gene encoding tryptophan--tRNA ligase, whose translation MSTPTGSRRIFSGVQPTSDSLHLGNALGAVTQWVALQDDHDAFFCVVDLHAITLPQDPEALRRRTLVTAAQYLALGIDPARATIFVQSHVPAHSQLAWVLGCFTGFGQASRMTQFKDKSTRQGADSATVGLFTYPVLQAADVLAYDAELVPVGEDQRQHLELARDIAQRFNGRFPDTFVVPDVLIPKITAKIYDLQDPTSKMSKSASTDAGLISLLDAPAVSAKKIRSAVTDSEREIRYDPEAKPGVSNLLSIQSAVSGVSIDTLVDGYAGRGYGDLKKDTAEAVVAYVSPIKARVDELTADLSELETVLAAGAERAHDIASKTVQRVYDRLGFLPQRG comes from the coding sequence ATGAGCACCCCGACCGGATCCCGCCGGATTTTCTCCGGCGTGCAGCCAACTTCTGACTCACTTCACCTCGGCAATGCGCTGGGCGCCGTCACCCAGTGGGTTGCGCTGCAGGACGACCACGACGCGTTCTTCTGCGTCGTCGACCTGCATGCGATCACCCTCCCGCAGGATCCCGAGGCGCTGCGGCGCCGCACGCTGGTCACCGCCGCGCAATACCTGGCGCTGGGTATCGATCCCGCTCGCGCCACCATCTTTGTGCAAAGCCACGTACCGGCCCACAGCCAGCTGGCCTGGGTGCTGGGCTGCTTCACCGGTTTCGGACAGGCGTCTCGGATGACGCAGTTCAAAGACAAGTCGACGCGCCAGGGCGCCGATTCCGCGACGGTCGGCCTGTTCACCTACCCGGTGCTGCAGGCCGCTGATGTGCTGGCCTACGACGCGGAGCTGGTGCCGGTGGGGGAGGACCAACGTCAGCACCTGGAACTGGCGCGCGACATCGCGCAGCGGTTCAACGGGCGCTTCCCGGACACCTTCGTGGTACCCGACGTCCTCATCCCCAAGATCACCGCTAAGATCTACGACCTGCAGGATCCGACGTCGAAGATGAGCAAGTCGGCCAGCACCGACGCCGGGTTGATCAGCCTGCTCGACGCGCCGGCGGTGTCGGCCAAGAAGATTCGCTCGGCGGTGACCGACAGCGAACGCGAAATCCGCTACGACCCCGAGGCCAAACCCGGCGTTTCGAACCTGCTGAGCATTCAGTCCGCGGTCAGCGGCGTCAGTATCGACACCCTGGTGGACGGCTACGCGGGACGGGGCTACGGCGATCTGAAAAAGGACACCGCCGAGGCCGTCGTCGCCTACGTCAGCCCGATCAAAGCCCGCGTCGACGAACTCACTGCCGATCTCAGCGAACTCGAGACGGTGCTCGCAGCAGGAGCCGAACGGGCCCACGACATCGCGAGCAAGACCGTGCAGCGTGTCTACGATCGGTTGGGTTTTCTTCCGCAACGGGGGTAA
- the yhjD gene encoding inner membrane protein YhjD has product MTTTTEPAKPGTLDRLRARYGWFDHAMRAAKRFNEQRGGFFAGGLTYYTIFALFPLLMVGFAIFGFVLASHPDLLETIDGKIRESVSGALSQQLVGLMNSAIDARASVGLIGLATASWAGLTWMSHLRVALSEMWAHPVHRVGYVRTKLSDLTAMIGTFLVTMLTIALTALGHLRPMATVLSWFGIPELPIFNLVFRLMSILISVLVAWLMFTWMIARLPRQPGRLGTSMQAGLMAAIGFELFKQVASIYLRTVLRSPAGAAFGPVLGLMVFANVTAYLVLFATAWAATKDPHSEHIEPPGPAIISPRIQVEEGLGVRQTVAALIAGAVGALTISRLFRRRR; this is encoded by the coding sequence TTGACCACGACGACTGAGCCGGCCAAACCAGGAACTTTGGATAGGCTGCGAGCCCGGTATGGGTGGTTCGACCACGCGATGCGCGCCGCCAAGCGATTCAATGAGCAGCGCGGCGGCTTCTTCGCCGGAGGTCTGACCTACTACACGATTTTCGCGTTGTTTCCTTTGCTGATGGTCGGTTTCGCCATATTCGGCTTCGTGCTGGCCAGCCATCCCGACCTGCTCGAGACGATTGACGGCAAGATCCGGGAGTCGGTCTCAGGGGCCTTGAGTCAACAGCTGGTCGGGCTGATGAATTCGGCGATCGATGCGCGGGCATCCGTCGGCCTGATCGGCCTGGCCACCGCGTCATGGGCGGGCTTGACCTGGATGTCGCACCTGCGGGTGGCACTCAGTGAGATGTGGGCTCATCCGGTCCATCGGGTGGGCTACGTGCGCACCAAGCTCTCCGATCTGACCGCGATGATCGGCACATTCCTGGTGACCATGCTGACCATCGCGCTCACCGCACTGGGCCACCTCAGGCCGATGGCTACGGTGCTGAGCTGGTTTGGGATACCTGAGCTCCCGATCTTCAACCTGGTCTTCCGGCTGATGTCGATACTGATATCGGTGCTGGTGGCTTGGTTGATGTTCACCTGGATGATCGCCCGGCTGCCGCGGCAGCCGGGCCGTCTGGGTACCTCGATGCAGGCCGGTCTGATGGCCGCCATCGGATTCGAACTGTTCAAACAGGTGGCGTCGATCTACCTGCGAACGGTGCTGCGCAGCCCGGCCGGCGCCGCATTCGGGCCGGTGTTGGGGTTGATGGTGTTTGCCAATGTCACCGCCTATCTGGTGCTCTTTGCCACCGCGTGGGCGGCCACCAAAGATCCACATTCCGAACATATTGAGCCACCCGGCCCCGCGATCATCAGCCCGCGCATACAGGTCGAGGAAGGCCTGGGGGTGCGGCAGACGGTGGCCGCGCTGATCGCGGGCGCCGTTGGAGCGCTGACGATATCGCGGCTGTTCCGCCGGCGCCGCTAG
- the nagA gene encoding N-acetylglucosamine-6-phosphate deacetylase produces the protein MTLICAGSVVIDGELCRPGWIQTAGHKIADCGTGTVPLADFDFPDSIVVPGFVDIHVHGGAGASFADVDAVGRAFFQASEFHLRHGTTTMLASLVTAAPAQLLSAVARLAEAISSGRSGTIAGIHLEGPWLSPARCGAHDHTQVRAPDPAEIDALLAAANGTIRMVTLAPELPGSADTIRRFLAADVVVALGHTDATYEQTCQAIGHGATVATHLFNAMAPLGHREPGPALALLKDPAVTLELIADGVHVHPAVVAAVIEAVGPDRVALVTDAIAAAGCGDGTYRLGSVPIEVESNVARVRGTSTIAGSTATMDRLFRAAFRAGAGAALDAGALAAAVQMTSATPARAVGLARRGSLRAGFDANLVVLDRDLRVAAVMANGEWQAVDD, from the coding sequence GTGACCCTCATCTGTGCCGGGTCTGTGGTCATCGACGGAGAACTTTGCCGACCCGGCTGGATACAGACGGCGGGCCACAAAATCGCGGATTGCGGCACCGGCACAGTGCCTTTGGCCGACTTCGATTTCCCGGATTCGATCGTGGTGCCGGGGTTCGTCGACATCCACGTGCACGGCGGAGCGGGCGCGTCGTTCGCCGACGTCGACGCCGTTGGCCGGGCCTTTTTTCAAGCCAGCGAGTTTCACCTGCGCCACGGCACCACGACCATGCTGGCCAGTCTGGTCACCGCCGCACCCGCGCAACTGCTTTCGGCGGTAGCCAGGCTGGCCGAAGCCATCAGCTCAGGCCGCTCGGGCACCATCGCAGGCATTCATCTGGAGGGCCCTTGGCTGAGCCCCGCACGGTGCGGCGCACACGACCACACCCAAGTGCGTGCACCGGACCCCGCCGAAATCGATGCGCTGCTGGCGGCCGCCAACGGCACCATCCGCATGGTGACGCTGGCCCCGGAATTGCCCGGATCCGCCGACACGATAAGGCGCTTCTTGGCCGCCGATGTGGTGGTGGCCCTCGGGCACACCGATGCGACCTACGAGCAGACCTGCCAGGCCATCGGCCACGGTGCCACCGTCGCCACTCACCTGTTCAACGCGATGGCGCCCCTGGGCCACCGCGAGCCCGGGCCCGCCCTGGCATTGCTGAAGGACCCGGCGGTGACGCTCGAATTGATCGCCGACGGGGTACACGTCCATCCCGCCGTGGTGGCGGCCGTGATCGAGGCCGTCGGCCCCGACCGGGTCGCATTGGTCACCGACGCGATAGCCGCGGCCGGATGTGGCGATGGCACATATCGTCTGGGATCGGTGCCGATTGAGGTCGAGTCGAACGTGGCGCGGGTGCGTGGCACATCGACGATCGCGGGCAGCACGGCCACCATGGACCGGCTCTTTCGCGCCGCATTTCGGGCTGGGGCGGGGGCCGCACTCGATGCCGGGGCGCTGGCCGCCGCGGTGCAGATGACCTCGGCGACCCCGGCGCGTGCCGTCGGGCTGGCGCGACGGGGCAGCCTGCGGGCCGGCTTTGACGCCAATCTCGTTGTGCTCGATCGCGATCTGCGCGTGGCCGCGGTGATGGCCAACGGCGAGTGGCAGGCCGTCGACGACTAG
- a CDS encoding sugar porter family MFS transporter — MQRGILVALTAASVGLIYGYDLSIIAGAQLFITEEFGLSTHQQELLTTMVVIGQIVGALGAGVLANAIGRKKSVVMLLVAYTMFAVLGSLSVSLPMLLAARFLLGLAVGVSIVVVPVYVAESAPAAVRGSLLTVYQLTTVSGLIVGYLTGYLLAGTHSWRWMLGLATVPAMLLLPLLIRMPDTPRWYVMKGRIQEARAALLRVDPAADVEEELAEIGTALSEGSGGVSEMLRPPFLRATIFVITLGFLIQITGINAIIYYSPRIFEAMGFTGDFALLGLPALVQIAGVAAVITSLLLVDRVGRRPILLSGIAIMIVADVALMAVFARGLGGAVLGFAAIVLFIIGYTMGFGSLGWVYASESFPTRLRSIGSSTMLTANLIANAIVAAVFLTMLHSLGGSGAFAVFGVLALVAFGVVYRYAPETKGRQLEEIRHFWENGGRWPEKLTEAP, encoded by the coding sequence GTGCAACGGGGCATCCTGGTCGCGCTGACCGCGGCCAGCGTCGGGCTCATCTACGGATACGACCTATCCATCATCGCCGGCGCGCAGCTGTTCATCACCGAAGAATTCGGCCTGAGCACCCACCAGCAGGAGCTGCTGACCACGATGGTGGTGATCGGTCAGATCGTGGGAGCGCTGGGCGCCGGCGTACTGGCCAATGCGATCGGGCGCAAAAAGTCGGTGGTGATGCTGCTCGTCGCCTACACGATGTTCGCGGTGCTGGGCTCGCTGTCGGTGTCGCTACCGATGCTGTTGGCGGCGCGCTTCTTGCTGGGTCTGGCCGTCGGCGTCTCGATTGTCGTGGTGCCGGTCTATGTCGCGGAATCCGCTCCGGCCGCGGTGCGCGGATCGCTGCTCACGGTCTACCAACTCACCACCGTCAGCGGACTCATCGTCGGCTATCTCACCGGGTACCTGCTGGCCGGTACGCACAGCTGGCGCTGGATGCTGGGACTGGCCACCGTCCCCGCAATGCTGTTGCTGCCCTTGTTGATCCGCATGCCCGATACGCCCCGGTGGTATGTGATGAAGGGCCGCATCCAGGAGGCCCGCGCGGCGCTGCTGCGGGTGGACCCCGCCGCCGATGTGGAGGAAGAACTGGCCGAGATCGGCACCGCGTTGAGTGAAGGTAGCGGCGGCGTGTCCGAAATGCTGCGACCGCCCTTTCTGCGGGCCACCATCTTTGTGATCACGCTGGGCTTCTTGATCCAGATCACCGGGATCAACGCCATCATCTACTACAGTCCGCGGATCTTCGAAGCCATGGGCTTCACTGGCGATTTCGCCCTCCTGGGATTGCCGGCGCTGGTTCAGATCGCCGGTGTGGCGGCCGTGATCACCTCCCTGCTGCTGGTGGACCGCGTGGGCCGTCGGCCAATCCTGTTGTCGGGCATCGCCATCATGATCGTTGCCGACGTCGCGCTGATGGCCGTGTTCGCCCGCGGACTGGGCGGAGCGGTGCTGGGGTTCGCCGCCATAGTGCTGTTCATCATCGGCTACACGATGGGCTTTGGCTCCCTGGGCTGGGTATACGCCAGCGAAAGCTTCCCCACCCGGCTACGTTCCATCGGGTCGAGCACCATGCTGACCGCCAACCTCATCGCGAATGCGATCGTTGCCGCCGTCTTCCTCACCATGTTGCATTCGCTCGGCGGTTCGGGAGCGTTCGCCGTATTCGGGGTGCTCGCGCTGGTGGCCTTCGGCGTCGTCTACCGCTACGCCCCGGAAACCAAGGGCCGCCAGCTCGAGGAGATTCGGCACTTCTGGGAGAACGGCGGACGCTGGCCGGAGAAGCTGACGGAAGCTCCGTGA
- a CDS encoding D-alanyl-D-alanine carboxypeptidase family protein, with translation MYLLRAASCLAAAVFMAAGPAVVGMPAALPSASAEPNAEANSGAQECPYRVTTPPAVDSSEVPQAGEPPLPLAVPSAPVGGNALGGCGIIAAPDTPPVPGDVSAEAWLVGDLDSGAIIAARDPHARHRPASIIKVLVAMVSIKELNQNKAVPGTNDDSAAEGTKVGVNAGGMYTVNQLLHGLLMHSGNDAAHALAIQLGGMQTALEKINMLAAKLGGRDTRVATPSGLDGPGMSTSAYDIGLFYRYAWQNPIFADIVATRTFDFPGHGEHPGYELENDNHLLYNYPGALGGKTGYTDDAGQTFVGAANHNGRRLFAVLLHGTRQPIAPWEQAAHLLDYGFSTAQGTQIGSLIEPDPSLVAPKETPEARRLADAQAAGLVSSADALPVRVGVAVIGAIIVFGLMLVARSLNNRPQH, from the coding sequence ATGTACCTATTACGCGCCGCATCGTGCCTGGCCGCAGCCGTTTTCATGGCGGCCGGGCCGGCTGTGGTCGGCATGCCCGCCGCCCTGCCGTCGGCGTCGGCCGAGCCCAATGCCGAAGCGAACAGCGGAGCCCAGGAGTGCCCGTATCGGGTCACCACCCCGCCCGCGGTGGACTCGTCGGAGGTCCCCCAGGCCGGCGAACCTCCCCTGCCGCTGGCGGTGCCCTCGGCGCCGGTCGGCGGCAACGCGCTGGGAGGCTGCGGGATCATTGCGGCGCCGGACACCCCGCCGGTACCCGGCGATGTCTCCGCCGAAGCCTGGCTGGTGGGAGATTTGGATAGCGGCGCCATCATCGCCGCCCGCGATCCGCACGCCCGGCACCGCCCGGCCAGCATCATCAAGGTCCTGGTCGCGATGGTCTCCATCAAGGAGCTGAACCAGAACAAGGCCGTGCCCGGAACCAACGACGACTCGGCGGCCGAAGGCACCAAGGTCGGCGTCAACGCCGGCGGCATGTACACCGTCAACCAGTTGCTGCACGGTCTGCTGATGCATTCGGGCAACGACGCCGCACACGCGCTGGCCATCCAACTCGGCGGCATGCAGACGGCGCTGGAAAAGATCAACATGCTGGCCGCCAAGCTGGGTGGCCGCGACACCCGCGTCGCCACCCCATCAGGCCTGGACGGGCCCGGCATGAGCACCTCGGCCTATGACATCGGCCTGTTCTACCGCTACGCCTGGCAGAACCCGATCTTCGCCGACATCGTCGCGACCCGCACCTTTGACTTCCCCGGCCATGGCGAACATCCCGGCTACGAGCTGGAGAACGACAACCACCTGCTGTACAACTACCCGGGCGCGCTGGGCGGCAAGACCGGCTACACCGATGACGCCGGCCAGACCTTCGTCGGTGCGGCAAACCACAACGGCCGGCGCCTGTTCGCGGTGCTGCTACACGGAACTCGCCAGCCGATCGCCCCCTGGGAACAGGCCGCGCACCTGCTGGACTACGGGTTCAGCACCGCCCAGGGCACCCAGATCGGTTCGCTGATCGAACCCGATCCCAGCCTGGTGGCCCCCAAGGAAACTCCCGAAGCGCGCCGCCTCGCCGACGCTCAGGCCGCCGGGCTGGTGTCATCGGCCGACGCCCTGCCGGTGCGAGTCGGTGTCGCGGTGATCGGTGCCATCATCGTGTTCGGTTTGATGCTGGTCGCGCGCTCGCTGAACAACCGGCCGCAGCACTGA
- a CDS encoding MerR family transcriptional regulator, translating into MESLLTLSEFAAAAGLAVQASGAVPDNRQAKPIPAQRMIRYYTARGLLPRPGTRGRALTYGRTHLLRLVAIKRLQGQGLSLGEIAERLEALSPAELESLAAIPPSAMPPGLCDPETTTESSRAAGRFWREVPEPIATQAVADGSAEHPSVTDLRAIRLSDTVTLLIDGHAYSLPELDSLRRAAAPLLDLLTATTNGADGATNDAQERIRHER; encoded by the coding sequence ATGGAATCGCTACTGACTCTCTCCGAATTCGCCGCGGCGGCTGGCTTGGCCGTGCAGGCATCTGGCGCCGTGCCCGACAATCGCCAGGCCAAGCCGATACCGGCGCAACGGATGATCCGCTACTACACCGCACGCGGGTTGCTGCCCCGTCCCGGAACCCGTGGACGCGCGCTCACCTATGGCCGGACGCATCTGTTGCGGCTGGTGGCCATCAAACGGCTGCAGGGCCAGGGCCTGTCGCTCGGGGAGATCGCCGAGCGGCTGGAGGCGCTGTCACCGGCGGAGCTGGAATCGCTGGCGGCGATCCCGCCCAGCGCGATGCCGCCCGGCCTGTGCGACCCGGAGACAACCACCGAGTCCAGCCGCGCCGCCGGCCGATTCTGGCGAGAGGTCCCCGAACCCATCGCCACCCAAGCCGTCGCCGACGGGTCGGCCGAGCATCCGAGCGTCACCGATCTGCGGGCCATCCGGCTCTCCGACACCGTCACATTGCTGATCGACGGCCATGCGTACTCGTTGCCCGAGTTGGACAGTCTGCGTCGCGCGGCCGCTCCGCTGCTGGATCTGCTCACCGCCACCACCAACGGCGCCGACGGTGCCACCAACGACGCCCAGGAAAGGATTCGCCATGAGCGTTGA